A genomic window from Indicator indicator isolate 239-I01 chromosome 10, UM_Iind_1.1, whole genome shotgun sequence includes:
- the LRRC39 gene encoding leucine-rich repeat-containing protein 39, with amino-acid sequence MTANVVCLGTFSAVKTLWEVRIHKINEELQKEKEFRQRLLLVWEERAALAKLKEKVINEGGRAILRIEEEEWKTLPSCLLKLLHLQEWQLHRTSLQKIPHFIGRFHNLVVLDLSRNSIESVPKEIGQLTSLQELLLSYNRIKSVPKEISNCVSLERLELAVNRNICDLPPQLSDLKKLSHVDLCMNQFTAIPSALLNMPNLEWLDMGGNKLQELPDAIYRMENLHTLWLQRNEINSLPETIGSMKNLSTLVLSNNKLKDIPACMKDMANLRFVNFRDNPLELEVTLPPCESEEEEEEQEMFGIEFMHLYIQESLKKTGNLESCTSGPSLS; translated from the exons ATGACTGCAAATGTGGTTTGCCTTGGAACATTCTCTGCTGTAAAGACACTTTGGGAAGTGAGAATACACAAGATAAATGAAgaattacagaaagaaaaggagttcAGACAGAG gCTACTGCTTGTCTGGGAGGAGAGAGCCGCTTTAGCAAAGCTCAAAGAAAAGGTTATTAATGAAGGTGGAAGAGCAATTTTAAGGATAGAGGAAGAAGAATGGAAG ACACTACCTTCATGCTTATTGAAACTACTCCATCTCCAGGAATGGCAGCTTCACAGAACTAGTTTGCAGAAAATTCCTCACTTCATTGGAAGATTTCACAATCTTGTTGTTCTGGATCTATCCCGGAACTCAATTGAAAGCGTACCTAAAGAAATCG GCCAGCTGACTAGCCTGCAAGAGCTGCTTCTCAGTTACAACAGAATAAAGTCTGTTCCTAAGGAAATAAGTAACTGCGTCAGTCTGGAAAGATTGGAACTGGCTGTCAACAGGAATATCTGTGATCTTCCTCCTCAG CTCAGTGATTTAAAGAAGCTCTCACATGTAGATTTGTGCATGAATCAGTTTACTGCCATCCCTTCAGCTCTTCTCAACATGCCGAACTTAGAATGGTTAGATATGGGAGGAAATAAACTCCAGGAGCTTCCTGATGCGATTTACAG AATGGAAAATCTCCACACTTTATGGCTCCAAAGGAATGAGATAAACTCTTTGCCAGAAACCATTGGTAGTATGAAGAATCTTAGTACTCTTGTTCTTAGCAACAACAAACTAAAAGATATTCCAGCTTGTATGAAGGACATGGCAAACCTGAG ATTTGTCAATTTTAGAGACAACCCACTGGAGTTAGAAGTAACACTCCCTCCGTGTGAaagtgaagaagaggaggaggaacaggAAATGTTTGGTATTGAATTCATGCACCTGTATATCCAGGAGTCACTCAAGAAAACAG GAAATCTGGAAAGTTGTACTTCTGGTCCTTCCCTGTCATAA